The genomic stretch ATCACCTTGGGTCTGAGAGAATTGGTACGGGCGTGGAGCCAGCCTGAAAAACAGCGTGGGGTACAGCTACTTGCCTTTATTGACCTCCTTTCTCCATCCCAGACGGGATTTTTGGAAACTGTCGGGTACTGAGGTGCTTTTGGTAAACAAATACCATTGTTTGAAGAAACTGAAATCCAATAATCAATTAGGCAGCCCCCATCCCCCGGAGGCTGCCCCTTTTCTATCCTTTCTATACTTACGCGCCGACGTAATCCTCAATTGGCGGGCAGGCGCACATGAAATTCCTATCGCCGTACACGTTGTCCACTCGGTTCACGGCGGGCCAGAACTTCCAGTTCTTCTGGTACCGGCTGGGGTAGGCGGCGGTTTCGCGGCTGTAGGCGCGGTTCCACTCGGCGTCAATCAGGTCGGTCTGGGTGTGGGGGGCGTGCTTCAGCGGGCTGTCGGCGGCGGCCATGGTGCCGTCCTGGACTTCCTGAATTTCGCGGCGGATCTGAAGCATGGCGTCGATGAACCGGTCGAGTTCGGCTTTGGGTTCGCTCTCGGTGGGTTCGATCATCAGGGTGCCGGGCACGGGGAAGCTCATGGTGGGGGCGTGGAAGCCGTAGTCCATGAGGCGTTTGGCGATGTCTTCCTCGGTGATGCCGCTGTCCTGTTTCAGGGGGCGGATGTCGATGATGCACTCGTGCGCCACGCGGTCATTGCGGCCCGTGTAGAGGATGGGGTAGGCGCCGCTGAGTTTCCTGGCGATGTAGTTGGCGTTGAGCAGGGCGACCTGGGTGCTCTTGCGCAGGCCGTGCGCGCCGAGGAGTTTGATGTACAGGTAGCTGATGGGGAGGATGCTGGCGCTGCCGTACTGCGCGGCACTCACGGCGCCCGTCTGGCTCCCTGAGGTGGGGATGACGGGATGGTTGGGCAGATAGGGCGCGAGGTGGGCCTTGACGCCGATGGGGCCCATGCCGGGGCCGCCGCCGCCGTGGGGGATGGCGAAGGTCTTGTGCAGGTTCAGGTGGGAGACGTCACTGCCGATCAGGCCGGGTTTGCTCAGGCCCACCTGGGCGTTCATGTTCGCGCCGTCCAGGTACACCTGCCCGCCGTGCTGGTGGATCAGGTCGCACACGTCCTTCACGTTTTCCTCGTACACGCCGTGCGTGCTGGGGTAGGTGATCATCAGGGCGGACAGGTGCTCGCTGTGCTTCTCGGCCTGCGCTTTCAGGTCGTCCCAGTCGATGTTGCCGTTCGCGTCGGTCTTCACGACGACGACCTGCATGCCCATCATGGCGGCGCTGGCAGGGTTGGTGCCGTGGGCGCTGGCGGGAATCAGGCACACGTTGCGGTGGCCCTGGCCGTTGGCTTCCTGGTACTTGCGGATGGCGAGCAGGCCGGCGTACTCGCCGCTGGCGCCGCTGTTCGGCTGGAGGCTCACGGCCTCGTAGCCGGTGATGTCGGCCAGCCAGCGTTCCAGTTCGCCCAGCAGCGCGGCGTAGCCCTGGGTCTGGGTGCCAGGCGCGAAGGGGTGCATGTTCCCGAACTCGGGCCACGTGACGGGGATCATCTCAGTGGTGGCGTTGAGTTTCATGGTGCAGCTGCCCAGCGGGATCATGCCGTGCACCAGACTGTAGTCGCGGTTTTCCAGCTGCTTGAGGTACCGGAGCATGCCGTGCTCGCTGCGGTGGCTGCTGAACACGGGGTGCGTGAGGAACTCGCTCTGGCGCTTGAGGTGGTCGGGGATGCCGTCCACAGCCTGGGCGTCCAGGGCCAGCACGTCCGTCTGCTCACCGGTCAGGGCTTCGATCACGTCGCTGAGGTCGGCGGGGGTGACAGTCTCGTCCAGGCTGATGCTGATCAGGTCGGCCTGGGTGCCGGTGCCGTAGCGGAAGTTGATGCCTTTCGCCTCGGCGCGCGCGCGGATGGTGGCCGCGTCGCCCTGCACGGTCAGGGTGTCGAAGAAGGTCTCGTTGGGGGTCAGGCCGGCGTTCGTCAGCGCCCGGGCGAGGATGCCGGTCAGGCGGTGCACCCGCTCGGCGATGGTGCGCAGCCCGTCCGCGCCATGGTACACGGCGTACGCGGCGGCCATGTTGGCCAGCAGCGCCTGCGCGGTGCAGATGTTGCTGGTGGCCTTCTCGCGGCGGATGTGCTGCTCGCGGGTCTGCATGGCCATGCGCAGGGCGGTGTTGCCGCGGGCGTCCTTGCTCACGCCGATCACGCGGCCCGGCATGCTGCGCTCGAAGCCTTTCTGGCAGGCCAGGAACGCGGCGTGCGGCCCGCCGAAGCCCATCGGGACGCCCAGGCGCTGCGCGCTGCCGACCACGATGTCCGCGCCGAGTTCCCCGGCGGGTTTCACCAGGGCGCTGGCGAGCAGGTCGGTCGCCACGATCAGCGCGCCGCCCTGGGCGTGCACCTTTTCGGCGATGGGCGCGAGATCCAGCAGCTGTCCGTGCGTGCCCGGGTACTGCACCAGCACCCCGAAGGCGCCTTCGGGCACCTGGTCGGCCGGGCCGACCTGCACGTCGAACCCGAAGTACTCGGCGCGGGTCTGCACGACGTTCAGGGTCTGCGGGTGCACGTTGTCGGCCACGTAGAACACGTTGCCCTTGCTCTTGCCGCTGCGTTTGGCGAGCGTCATGGCTTCGGCGGCGGCGGTGGCCTCGTCCAGCAGGCTGGCGTTGGAAATCGGCATGCCGGTCAGATCCATCACGGTCTGCTGGAAGTTCAGCAGCATCTCCAGGCGGCCCTGGCTGATCTCGGCCTGGTAGGGGGTGTACGCGGTGTACCAGCCGGGGTTTTCCAGCATGTTGCGCAGGATCACGGGCGGCACGTGCGTGCCGTAGTATCCCGTGCCGATGTAGCTGCGGAACACCTTGTTCTGCTGCGCCAGGGCTTTCAGGTCGGCCAGCGCCTGCGCTTCGGTCACGCCGTCCCCGGCGTTCAGGTCGCCCTCGAAGCGAATGGCGGCGGGCAGGGTGGTGTCTGTCAGTTCATCCAGGCTCTTCAGCCCGAACTCGGCCAGCATCTCGGCCTGTTCCGCTTCGCTGGGGCCGAGGTGACGGGCGGTGAAGTCATTGGTTTGCAGCAGGTCTTGCAGCGCTTTCATGGGTGTGCTCCTTATTCATGTGGGATCATTCGAGTGGTGAGTACCTTAGTTCTGGAACTATTACAGTGAGGAAGTAAATAAGAATAAACGTGGAAGAAATAAATCCGAATCTCGTCCATGTTTGTCTTAGTGGAAAGAAAACCAGCACGCCTATAAAGGAAAAGAACGTTATAAGCATGGGAACAGGAATATCAGGAAGGTTGATATTGTTGGTGGCTATAACGAGTAGCGTAAGCAAAATGAAGGGTACGAGGACGGCCAGGTAATCTGACAGATGCCACCCTTTTGGTTGGATGAGTTGGCATAGGAGATAGGTAATTCCGAAGCCTGCGATTGAAATCAGCAGATGCCCGATGTAATCGGCCCTCATCTACTCCCTCTCATTTCAGAAAATAATTCTCAAATTAATGAGCCACAGGCCCGAGCATTTGCAGCTCATGGCCCACAGCTCACGGCGCACGGCTTCGCTCAGTGGTCGGCCTGGGCTTCGTAGGCGGCGGCGTCCAGCAGGTCGGCGCCTTCCTCGGTGACTTCCAGCTGGAACAGCCACCCGTCCTCGAAGGGGCCGCTGTTGACCAGTTCGGGGCTGCCGCTCAGGGCGTCGTTCACGGCCACAATTTTGCCGCTGGCGGGGGCGTAGATGTCGCTGGCGGTCTTCACGCTCTCGACCACAGCCACGGCTTCCCCGGCGCTCACTTCACGGCCGACTTCGGGCAGTTCGACATACACCACGTCCCCCAGTTGCTCCTGGGCGTGGTGGGTGATGCCGACCTTGCCGTCGGAGGCGAGCCATTCGTGGGAAGCGGCGTATTTCAGGGTGGTGGGGTTCGTCATGGTTTATTCTCCTTGATTCTGGTGGGTGGCCGGTCGGTTACGGGAAAGAGTAGCTTTTCTGTGCGCTCCGAATTCTAGGCGCCCTTGTAAAAAGGCACGTCCGTTTTCGTGGCGGGGTGATCCTTACCGCGCACTTCAACTTCAAAGTCGTTGCCCTGGGCAGCTTCGGCGTTCACGAGCGCCATGGCAATCGGGTGGCCCAGCGTGGGGCTGGTGGTGCCGCTGGTGATGTGACCGATGACCTGCCCGCCCTGCTTGACCGGGTAGCCTTCGCGTACCGGAATCTTCTCCAGTTTCAGGCCGATCAGTTTCTGGCTGGGGGTGGATTTGAGTTTCTCGCGGCCAAAGTGTTCTTTGTCCTTGGCGACCCAGGTGTAGTGGCTGCTCAGCGGGTGGATGTCCTCGCCAAACTCGTGGCCGTACAGCGGGAAGCCCGCTTCCAGGCGCAGGGTGTCGCGCGCGCCCAGGCCGGCGGGCGTGATCCCCAGGGCGACGATCTTGTCCCACAGCGCCTCGGCCTGCTCAGGCTTCACGAAGACTTCGTAGCCGTCTTCGCCGGTGTAGCCGGTGCGGGCAAACAGCACGTCCACGCCGAACAGTTTGCCGGCCAGGAAGTCGTTCTTCTTGCGGGCCACGATGTCCGGCTCGGCGTGCGGGGCCAGCAGTTCCACGGCGCGGGGGCCCTGCACCGCCAGCAGCGCCCACTGGTCGGACTCGTTGGTGAGCTGTACGTCGAAACCGGCGGTCAACGCACTGAGGTGCGCCCAGTCTTTTTCCATGTTGCTGGCGTTCACGACCATCAGGTACTCGTTTTCATTCACGCGGTAAATGAAGATGTCGTCCACCAGGCCGCCCTGGTCGTTGGGCAGCCAGTTGTAGTGGGCGCGTCCGGGCTTGAACTTGCTGACATCGTTGGTGGTCACGTGTTGCAGGAACTTCAGGGCGTCCTGGCCCTGAATACGGAATTCACCCATGTGCGACACATCGAACATCCCGGCCCGCTGGCGCACGGCCTCGTGTTCGGCTTTCAGGCCCGCGTACTGCACCGGCATGTCCCACCCGCCGAAGGGCACCATGCGGGCGCCCGAGCGCAGGTGCGCGGCGTGCAGGGGCGTCCGCTTGAGCGGCGTTTGCGTACTTTCACTCATACCGTCACTTTAATAGACCGTCTGTTGCGCCGTCCGGGGGGTGGGGACGCCGCAGCCATACGCCAGAGTCGGGGCAGGGGAGTTCTGGCCCGTCAGCAGCGGCGTTTAGGCCTCCGTTTGCCAGAGTCCCTGCTCGGTCGCCACCCAGCCCACCGGGCAGTCGTGTGGCTCGCGCGGCAGGTGCGGCACGGTCAGGGCCGACCACACCACCCCGACGCTCGGGCCCACGAAACCGGGCAGCAGCCGGTCGTAAAAGCCGCCGCCGTACCCCATCCGCACGCCGTGCCGGTCGTAGGCCAGACCGGGCAGCAGCACCGCGTCGAGGCTGCTCAGCGCGACCTGCGGGGCGCTGGCAGGCGGTTGCAGGTAACCGAACTTGCTGACCTCGCTGGCCGTGTCCCAGGGGTGAAGGGTCAGGTGGCGCTCCGGCTTGTAGCGCGTGCGGGTGGTGAACAGCTCGAACTCCTGCGCCAGCGCGGACATGTCGGGTTCGCCCGGCAGGGCCCGGTAGGCCAGCACGCGCCGGGCGCCGCGCCCTTGCAGAAAGGCCCGCAGGTGCGCCACCACGTCCGCCGGGTCGAGGTCGGCGGGCAGCGATTGGCGTGTGGCGAAGGCCCAGGCCCGCCAGTCGGCCTTGCTGGTCGTCACGTCCGGCACGCTGCTCACGGTGCCCACCCTTGACCGTCGTGCAGCGTCTCCCACGGGCCGGGGCTGACGGCGCTGGCATACGTGGTCAGGCCCGTGTCCGGCGTGAAGTGGTGCAGCAGGTAGCCGGGCGGCTGGCGCTGCACGATCAATTTGTCCGGCTGGGTCAGGTCGGGCAGCCAGGCATACTCCAGCGCGGGGGCGGTCATGACTAGCGTGCCCGCGAAGCGCCGCACCAGCCGCATGTGCAGGTGCCCGGCCACCACCGCTTCGACCTGCGGGTGGGCGCCGACCAGTTCTTGCAGGGCCTGGGTGCCGTCCAGGCCGATGCTGTCCATCACCTTCAGGCCGGTCAGCAGTGGCGGGTGGTGCAGGGCGATCAGGGTGGGCGTGCGGGGCGCTTCGCCCAGGCGTTCGGCCAGCCAGCCCAGGCGCGGCGCGTCCAGCTGGCCGCCATTTGCGCCAGGGCAGTGGGTGTCCAGCGCCAGCACGCGCACCGGGCCAAGCTCCACCACGAACTGCGCGAAGCCCGGCAGGCCCTGGGTGCCCTGCGGCCCGAACGCCTTCAGGAACTCCTCCCGGTCATCGTGGTTGCCGGGAATCAGATAGGTGGGCACGGTCAGGGGGCGCAGCAGTTCGCGCAGCAGGGCATATTCGTCGGTCCACCCGTGCTCGGTGCAGTCGCCCGACACCAGCACCGCGTCCGGGCGCATGGGCAGGGACAGCAGATGGTCGATGGCCCGGCGCAGCGCCCCACTTTTCTCGGGGCGGTGAAGGTCGATGTGCGGGTCACTCAGTTGGACAATCAGCATGAAAACCTCGGTCAGTGGGAGATGGTGGTCTGCCCGTATCCTTGCACGTGCGTTCCGCGCCGGGCCGCAGACTTTCTGCTTCAGGCCTGTGAAGTCGACAGTCAGGCCCGCCAGCCGCAGCTGAGCGAGGACGGCTTCGACCACGCCCATGACGCGCAGGGCACGCGGCAGCGCACCAGCTTTCGCAGTAAGTCGAGCAGTTCAGAGACGAGGTGCGCGTCCTCCTGGTGGCTCCTGCCATTGCTGCACATTTTGAGTGAAATTTCGCGCTCTGGCAGCCCACCGCAGTTAAAAGGTGACCTCCAGCCCAGCCGGTTTGTGCGGTTATGACACCGAATCACAAATGGGTACACTGGTCAGGTGAAAACGCACCGTGTTCAAATTGGTGAAGTGACCCGCGACCTGCCCGTGGTGGAAATTGCCCCTGGCACCAGCGTCGCCCTGTTCAACATGCTGGGCGACCCCGAAGTGACCGAGGCCGCCGGCAAGGCCCTGGCCGCCAGGCTGCCGGCCGATGTCGAAGTGCTGATCACGCCGGAAGTCAAGGCACTGTCGCTGGCGCACGTCATCAGCCGCGAGACGGGCAAGCCCTACATCGTGATTCGCAAGACCCAGAAACCCTACATGGTCGATCCGGTGATACGCGAGGTGATCAGCATCACCACCGGCAAACCGCAACTGCTGGTGCTGGACGGCTTCGATGTCGATAAAGTCCGGGGCCACAAGGTCGCCATCGTGGACGACGTGGTGTCCAGCGGCGGCACCCTGCACTCGCTGGAACAGATCATCAACGAGGTGGGCGGGCAGCTCAGCGCCGTGCTGGCGGTGTTTACCGAGGGTTCCGAACGTGAGGAAGTGGTCGCGCTGGGCCATCTGCCGCTGTTCAAGGACGAGGATCATGTGGACTGATAGGGGCTCCGCTTGAATCGTTGACGGAGTGATCCCATCCGGGCGGATTTGCACAGCAGAGAACGGACTCCGGGCGAGGAGGTTGCCGACCAGCTCTTTGCCGGCGCGTTAAGGGGATAGTGAGAAGCGCGTTCAGGACGTTGGATTTCAGCCCTGTCTCGTATACCTGGATACCGGCGCGGCAATTCTTATGATGTGGCTGCTGCCTGCACCTCAGAATAAGCCCGATGAAGAAATCCATGATGGCGCTGCTCAGCGCCGCCCTGCTGCTGTCCTCCTGCGCCCAGAACCCCACGCCCGAACCGACCACGCCCAACAGCGCTTCGGAAATCCCGGCCGTTCCCCGCAAGGTCAACACCGGAACGTTCGACTGCTCCGCCCTGGATGGGCAGCGGGCCTTGCCCCTGAGCGTCAGGCTGAACCGGGGAACCGATATCTTTGACCAGGGCACGCGCGTCGCCAGCTCCATGACCGCCCAGGCCGATCTGCCCAATACCCTTCAGGACCTGCTCTACACCAGCAAGAGCATCGTCAACAACATGTATTTCGGGTACAGCAAGGTCGACCTCGATCAGGTGCACGAAGACGCCTATCAGGCCATGAAGAAGGATTTCCCCAAAGCCCTGAACTCCTACATCATTTCCGACTACTGGTTTACCTACAGCAATGTCACGGAAAAACAGCAAGATCTGATCGACGGTCACATGGACGACTACATCAGCAGCATTGAGGACGAGCACACCTTCTACATGGACCGTGCCGCTACCGATGCCGACAAGAACGGCTCGGCCCCCACGCCGGTGCTGGGGGGCAACCTGGCCCTGGTGCCGGGCCAGGGCGGCCTGCTGCTGACCTCGGTGCGTCTGGACGGCCCGGCCTGGACGGCCGGTCTGCGTCGGGGCGACGTGATTCTGGGCATCAACGGCAAGAGCCTGACCCGCACGGCGGGCCTGGATGACAAGAAGCAGTACGCCGCCTTCCGCAAGGTGCTGTCCGACGCCATCGCTGCGGGCGGCAACCTGGACTTGCAGGTCAAGACCGCCGGGAAGGTGCGTTCCGTCCGGGCCACCCCCGCCGTGCTGACCGGCACCAGCATGCCCTGGGGCGAAGTCCGCACCGACAGCAGCGGCAAGAAGCACTATTACCTGCGCATTCCCACCTTCTCCTCGGTGGCGCCGCAGCGCAGCCAGAGCGTGTCCACCCCGATTGCCGACCGCGTACACCAGCTGGTCGCTGAGGCCCAGAGCAAGGGCGTCGACAACATCGTGGTCGACCTGCGCGACAACGGCGGCGGGCTGCTGATCGAGTTCGTCGGCGCGGCGGCGGCCTTTGCGCCGAACGTGGCGGGCGAATCGACCCGCTACATCGACGGCAGCTCCATCGACTTTTCCTACAAGGCCGGCAACGTTCACCTGGCCGACGGCTGCGGCCTTTACAGCGCCGATTTCGCGGTGCACAACCCGACCCAGTGGAAAGGCAAGGTGACTGTGCTGGTCAATGAAAACAGCGCCAGCGCTTCCGAGATGTTCAGCACCAACCTGCGCGAGGCCGGCTTCAAGATCATCGGGACGGACACCTACGGCGTGGGCAGCACCAGCACCTACCACCTGGACTTGCCCGCCGGCCGCAGCATGAGCATCACGGCGGGCCGCACCTACATCAACAACAAGCCCGTGGCCGACAACATCAAACCCGACGTGTTGTCCAAGGACGACTATGCCAAACTGGCCGACACGGGCGTGGACAACACCCTGGAAGCCGCTTACAACCAGATGAAATAAAGAGGTCGCGTCAAGGACGCCCCAGTTTTATCCGCAAGAAGGCCGCTCCTCCAGACAGGGAGCGGCCTTCTTCTGTTTGCCTTCTGGGCCTCGCGTGCTGGACCGACGGGCCTCAATCGGGCAGTGGCGTCGTGCGGGCCGGGCCACCATCGATGCCGCCGCTGCGCTCTGCACCCTCGCCGCCGCGGGCGTCGCCGCCCAGATCGCTGTCGCCGGTGTTGTTGGGTTCGCCCTGTCGGTCTTCACCGTCGCTGCCGCCCAGCCGGCCGTCGTCGAAGCCCGGTTCGTCGTTGGCGTTGCGCTGGTTGGCGTCGGCGTTGTCGCGCAGGAGCTGCTCGGTGCTCATCTTGTCCTGCACCAGTTCGCGGGTGGTGCCCTCATCCACCACTTCACCTGGCATGCCTTCCATGTCGTCCCGGTCTGGTCTCGTCATGCCTGTAGGCTAGGGGGTGCGGGTGGGCCGGGGCTGAACGGCACCTTGAGGAAATGCAGGGGAAAGGCGTGGGGTGCGCTATTCTGCGCGGCAATGAGTCACCTGTCGCGTACCCTGCCCCTCAAACGCGCCGCTCACGTTTACCTGGTGCAGGACAAGCACCTCCTGCTGGTCGAAGAACGCATGGACGACGGCAGTATTTTCTACGGCCTGCCGGGCGGCAAAGCCCTGGCCGGCGAGAACCTGGGGGACGCGGCGGTGCGGCAGGTGAAACTGGAAACCGGCCTGAC from Deinococcus fonticola encodes the following:
- a CDS encoding phosphodiesterase; this encodes MGVVEAVLAQLRLAGLTVDFTGLKQKVCGPARNARARIRADHHLPLTEVFMLIVQLSDPHIDLHRPEKSGALRRAIDHLLSLPMRPDAVLVSGDCTEHGWTDEYALLRELLRPLTVPTYLIPGNHDDREEFLKAFGPQGTQGLPGFAQFVVELGPVRVLALDTHCPGANGGQLDAPRLGWLAERLGEAPRTPTLIALHHPPLLTGLKVMDSIGLDGTQALQELVGAHPQVEAVVAGHLHMRLVRRFAGTLVMTAPALEYAWLPDLTQPDKLIVQRQPPGYLLHHFTPDTGLTTYASAVSPGPWETLHDGQGWAP
- a CDS encoding 5-formyltetrahydrofolate cyclo-ligase, with the protein product MSSVPDVTTSKADWRAWAFATRQSLPADLDPADVVAHLRAFLQGRGARRVLAYRALPGEPDMSALAQEFELFTTRTRYKPERHLTLHPWDTASEVSKFGYLQPPASAPQVALSSLDAVLLPGLAYDRHGVRMGYGGGFYDRLLPGFVGPSVGVVWSALTVPHLPREPHDCPVGWVATEQGLWQTEA
- the gcvH gene encoding glycine cleavage system protein GcvH, translated to MTNPTTLKYAASHEWLASDGKVGITHHAQEQLGDVVYVELPEVGREVSAGEAVAVVESVKTASDIYAPASGKIVAVNDALSGSPELVNSGPFEDGWLFQLEVTEEGADLLDAAAYEAQADH
- a CDS encoding S41 family peptidase; translation: MKKSMMALLSAALLLSSCAQNPTPEPTTPNSASEIPAVPRKVNTGTFDCSALDGQRALPLSVRLNRGTDIFDQGTRVASSMTAQADLPNTLQDLLYTSKSIVNNMYFGYSKVDLDQVHEDAYQAMKKDFPKALNSYIISDYWFTYSNVTEKQQDLIDGHMDDYISSIEDEHTFYMDRAATDADKNGSAPTPVLGGNLALVPGQGGLLLTSVRLDGPAWTAGLRRGDVILGINGKSLTRTAGLDDKKQYAAFRKVLSDAIAAGGNLDLQVKTAGKVRSVRATPAVLTGTSMPWGEVRTDSSGKKHYYLRIPTFSSVAPQRSQSVSTPIADRVHQLVAEAQSKGVDNIVVDLRDNGGGLLIEFVGAAAAFAPNVAGESTRYIDGSSIDFSYKAGNVHLADGCGLYSADFAVHNPTQWKGKVTVLVNENSASASEMFSTNLREAGFKIIGTDTYGVGSTSTYHLDLPAGRSMSITAGRTYINNKPVADNIKPDVLSKDDYAKLADTGVDNTLEAAYNQMK
- the gcvP gene encoding aminomethyl-transferring glycine dehydrogenase, whose product is MKALQDLLQTNDFTARHLGPSEAEQAEMLAEFGLKSLDELTDTTLPAAIRFEGDLNAGDGVTEAQALADLKALAQQNKVFRSYIGTGYYGTHVPPVILRNMLENPGWYTAYTPYQAEISQGRLEMLLNFQQTVMDLTGMPISNASLLDEATAAAEAMTLAKRSGKSKGNVFYVADNVHPQTLNVVQTRAEYFGFDVQVGPADQVPEGAFGVLVQYPGTHGQLLDLAPIAEKVHAQGGALIVATDLLASALVKPAGELGADIVVGSAQRLGVPMGFGGPHAAFLACQKGFERSMPGRVIGVSKDARGNTALRMAMQTREQHIRREKATSNICTAQALLANMAAAYAVYHGADGLRTIAERVHRLTGILARALTNAGLTPNETFFDTLTVQGDAATIRARAEAKGINFRYGTGTQADLISISLDETVTPADLSDVIEALTGEQTDVLALDAQAVDGIPDHLKRQSEFLTHPVFSSHRSEHGMLRYLKQLENRDYSLVHGMIPLGSCTMKLNATTEMIPVTWPEFGNMHPFAPGTQTQGYAALLGELERWLADITGYEAVSLQPNSGASGEYAGLLAIRKYQEANGQGHRNVCLIPASAHGTNPASAAMMGMQVVVVKTDANGNIDWDDLKAQAEKHSEHLSALMITYPSTHGVYEENVKDVCDLIHQHGGQVYLDGANMNAQVGLSKPGLIGSDVSHLNLHKTFAIPHGGGGPGMGPIGVKAHLAPYLPNHPVIPTSGSQTGAVSAAQYGSASILPISYLYIKLLGAHGLRKSTQVALLNANYIARKLSGAYPILYTGRNDRVAHECIIDIRPLKQDSGITEEDIAKRLMDYGFHAPTMSFPVPGTLMIEPTESEPKAELDRFIDAMLQIRREIQEVQDGTMAAADSPLKHAPHTQTDLIDAEWNRAYSRETAAYPSRYQKNWKFWPAVNRVDNVYGDRNFMCACPPIEDYVGA
- the gcvT gene encoding glycine cleavage system aminomethyltransferase GcvT; the protein is MSESTQTPLKRTPLHAAHLRSGARMVPFGGWDMPVQYAGLKAEHEAVRQRAGMFDVSHMGEFRIQGQDALKFLQHVTTNDVSKFKPGRAHYNWLPNDQGGLVDDIFIYRVNENEYLMVVNASNMEKDWAHLSALTAGFDVQLTNESDQWALLAVQGPRAVELLAPHAEPDIVARKKNDFLAGKLFGVDVLFARTGYTGEDGYEVFVKPEQAEALWDKIVALGITPAGLGARDTLRLEAGFPLYGHEFGEDIHPLSSHYTWVAKDKEHFGREKLKSTPSQKLIGLKLEKIPVREGYPVKQGGQVIGHITSGTTSPTLGHPIAMALVNAEAAQGNDFEVEVRGKDHPATKTDVPFYKGA
- a CDS encoding phosphoribosyltransferase family protein; its protein translation is MKTHRVQIGEVTRDLPVVEIAPGTSVALFNMLGDPEVTEAAGKALAARLPADVEVLITPEVKALSLAHVISRETGKPYIVIRKTQKPYMVDPVIREVISITTGKPQLLVLDGFDVDKVRGHKVAIVDDVVSSGGTLHSLEQIINEVGGQLSAVLAVFTEGSEREEVVALGHLPLFKDEDHVD